One window of bacterium genomic DNA carries:
- a CDS encoding DMT family transporter has translation MRPADITRLILLAAIWGSSFIFMRVLAPVLGAITTADSRLLIAGVAMLAYFAVIRFDLAWRENWKQYAIIGVVNSSIPFSLYAFAAQHIPASYSVIFNSTSPLFGAVFSAIWLNDKLTLRKIAGLISGAVGVALVSKVGGAQVDAMFGWSLAACLAAPMCYGLAGIYTKKKASKIKPMAISGGSQIMAGLALLPLALLFPPTGEINSRIVIYTIILAVLCGSIAYVLYYRLVSDVGPTKALSVTFLMPAFGMLWGVIFLHESVTLPMIAGCLMIIAGTVLIARK, from the coding sequence ATGCGACCTGCTGACATAACCCGCTTGATACTCCTTGCCGCAATCTGGGGAAGCTCTTTCATATTCATGCGTGTCCTCGCCCCTGTCCTCGGCGCTATCACGACGGCAGATTCACGTTTGCTGATCGCCGGTGTGGCAATGTTGGCTTATTTCGCCGTTATCCGCTTTGACCTTGCCTGGCGCGAGAACTGGAAACAATATGCCATCATCGGAGTCGTCAATTCCAGCATTCCATTTTCACTTTACGCCTTCGCAGCCCAACACATTCCAGCGTCATACTCAGTCATCTTCAATTCAACCTCGCCACTATTCGGCGCGGTCTTTTCGGCGATCTGGCTAAACGATAAACTCACTCTTCGTAAGATAGCCGGCCTGATTTCCGGAGCCGTTGGAGTTGCCTTGGTCAGCAAAGTCGGCGGTGCGCAGGTCGACGCCATGTTCGGCTGGTCATTAGCAGCCTGTCTCGCCGCGCCCATGTGTTATGGTCTGGCGGGAATTTATACCAAGAAGAAGGCATCCAAAATCAAGCCAATGGCGATTTCCGGCGGCAGTCAGATCATGGCCGGACTCGCACTCCTGCCTCTCGCATTGTTGTTCCCTCCGACCGGTGAGATCAATTCGAGAATAGTAATCTACACCATCATCCTTGCGGTTCTTTGCGGATCAATCGCCTATGTGCTCTACTACCGCCTTGTCAGTGATGTCGGCCCAACCAAAGCTCTCAGCGTCACATTCCTGATGCCCGCCTTCGGTATGCTCTGGGGAGTCATTTTCCTGCATGAATCGGTGACACTTCCAATGATTGCCGGCTGCCTCATGATCATTGCCGGTACAGTACTGATAGCTCGCAAATAG